One Legionellales bacterium DNA segment encodes these proteins:
- a CDS encoding helix-turn-helix domain-containing protein: MSNLNDTIHDIARGLYKADLIDKKTLRDLTDDERPELITYTGEDIQRLREREKLSQAVFAMYLNISPEMVRSMEHGQRRPQGAILKLLNIVDKHGISMLS, from the coding sequence ATGTCTAATTTAAACGATACCATTCATGATATTGCAAGAGGGTTGTATAAAGCCGATCTTATTGACAAGAAAACGTTACGAGATTTAACGGATGATGAACGGCCTGAATTGATCACCTACACCGGGGAAGACATCCAACGCTTGCGAGAACGAGAAAAATTAAGCCAGGCGGTGTTTGCTATGTATCTCAATATTAGCCCTGAAATGGTGAGAAGCATGGAGCACGGGCAACGACGCCCTCAAGGTGCGATTTTAAAATTATTGAATATTGTTGATAAACACGGAATATCTATGCTGTCATAA
- a CDS encoding conjugal transfer protein TraD codes for MLERKEDTRRKIQLGGLIKKAGLDNEPSAIIFGLLLEAAEILQSPQAEQVRSRWRLKGDLAFHQDKKRETR; via the coding sequence ATGCTGGAACGTAAAGAAGATACCCGCCGCAAAATTCAATTGGGTGGGTTAATAAAAAAAGCAGGGTTAGACAACGAACCATCCGCAATTATTTTCGGTTTGTTGTTAGAAGCCGCTGAAATATTACAATCACCACAAGCAGAGCAGGTTCGCAGTCGTTGGAGATTAAAAGGCGATCTTGCTTTTCATCAAGATAAAAAAAGAGAAACACGTTAA
- a CDS encoding DnaJ domain-containing protein, with protein sequence MNKFQALQLLGLTGSISNEDIKRAYRSKAKEFHPDRNSAGAEIMKMINIAYELVKNEENVTVYDNQIMSEYPEILADALRAILNLGLNIEICGCWVWVDGNTKPHKDILKNAGFKWAVKKAKWYFRPAEKRSRRYGATWSMNEIRTAYGSQIIREDQKKLSTSA encoded by the coding sequence ATGAATAAATTTCAAGCATTGCAATTATTGGGCTTAACAGGCTCCATCTCAAACGAAGACATTAAACGCGCTTATCGCTCCAAGGCGAAAGAATTTCATCCTGATCGCAACTCCGCTGGTGCTGAGATCATGAAAATGATCAATATTGCTTATGAACTCGTAAAAAATGAAGAAAACGTCACTGTCTATGATAATCAGATCATGAGTGAATACCCTGAAATATTAGCGGATGCGTTACGCGCTATCCTCAATTTAGGTCTTAATATTGAAATATGCGGGTGCTGGGTTTGGGTTGATGGCAACACAAAACCACACAAAGACATATTAAAAAACGCAGGGTTTAAATGGGCGGTTAAAAAGGCAAAATGGTATTTTCGTCCAGCTGAAAAACGTTCACGTCGTTATGGTGCTACTTGGTCTATGAATGAGATCCGCACTGCTTACGGTAGCCAAATAATTAGAGAGGATCAAAAAAAGCTTAGTACGTCAGCTTAA
- a CDS encoding M48 family metallopeptidase encodes MKKNYLTIENLNIEVKRTSVKHTRLTISPPHGHLSITAPFHISDQQLHHFVSNNLDKIHRHIAKIKSYVVLPASRFINNEMHVYFGQSYTLKLIEATHAGVMIVDNRLIMYTKAGSTREDRLKILNTFYQQQLCTVINELMKKWQPIVGKHAENWVIRKMKARWGSCHYQQKKIIYNLELAKKSIEHIEYVVVHELTHLHEPNHSQRFYQLMTQFLPQWKTLRHELNHPTYDHISHTLPESF; translated from the coding sequence GTGAAAAAAAATTATCTAACCATTGAAAATCTTAATATCGAAGTAAAGCGAACATCGGTAAAACACACCCGATTAACCATTTCACCCCCTCACGGTCATCTCTCGATCACCGCACCTTTTCATATTAGCGATCAACAATTACACCATTTTGTCAGTAACAATCTCGATAAAATTCATCGCCATATTGCCAAAATAAAATCGTATGTAGTATTGCCTGCTTCACGATTTATCAATAATGAAATGCATGTGTATTTTGGACAATCTTATACACTAAAATTAATAGAAGCCACCCACGCGGGTGTTATGATCGTCGATAATCGGCTTATTATGTATACCAAAGCAGGATCGACGCGAGAAGATCGCCTAAAAATTCTAAATACCTTTTATCAACAACAACTCTGCACGGTAATTAACGAGTTAATGAAAAAATGGCAACCGATTGTTGGTAAACACGCTGAAAACTGGGTAATTCGAAAAATGAAAGCGCGGTGGGGTTCTTGTCATTACCAGCAAAAGAAAATTATTTATAATTTAGAACTCGCTAAAAAATCCATCGAGCACATCGAATATGTGGTGGTTCACGAACTCACTCATTTGCACGAACCAAATCACAGTCAACGATTTTATCAACTCATGACACAATTTTTACCCCAGTGGAAAACCCTGCGTCATGAGCTGAATCACCCGACCTACGATCACATCTCGCACACATTGCCTGAATCATTTTAA
- a CDS encoding BrnA antitoxin family protein — translation MKDNTVSEKKLHNKERITIRIDRDILTWFRDQSPTQRGYQSRMNQALRDYIEYSKKPLEPRLSCRPICSPLLGAHLSLCS, via the coding sequence GTGAAGGACAACACAGTCAGCGAAAAGAAACTGCATAACAAAGAACGTATTACGATCCGCATTGATCGGGATATTTTAACCTGGTTTCGCGATCAATCACCCACACAACGCGGTTATCAATCGCGGATGAATCAAGCGCTGCGTGATTATATTGAATATTCTAAAAAACCTTTAGAACCCAGATTGAGCTGCCGCCCTATTTGCTCGCCATTGCTTGGAGCGCACCTTTCTTTATGCTCTTGA
- a CDS encoding type II toxin-antitoxin system RelE/ParE family toxin — protein sequence MKYYKVKKFAMESKRAEVSDHLLIETVTDFFTLDEKGQQRYSLGGGLYKLRIASKAGKGKSGGSRSILAFNQGDKVIWLHLFSKNEKDNITKSEFKKLKVLAEILLKLNEQGITHMIELGELYEVNHYV from the coding sequence TTGAAGTATTACAAAGTTAAAAAATTTGCAATGGAATCTAAAAGAGCGGAGGTATCCGATCATTTACTGATTGAAACGGTGACGGATTTTTTTACTCTGGATGAAAAAGGACAGCAGCGATATTCATTAGGCGGTGGGCTTTATAAGCTTAGAATAGCGTCTAAAGCGGGGAAAGGAAAAAGTGGTGGCAGCCGTAGTATTCTAGCCTTTAATCAAGGTGACAAGGTGATCTGGCTACATTTGTTTTCCAAAAATGAAAAAGACAATATCACGAAGAGTGAATTTAAGAAGTTAAAAGTACTCGCTGAAATTTTACTTAAACTGAATGAACAAGGGATCACTCATATGATTGAATTGGGTGAACTTTATGAGGTAAATCATTATGTCTAA